Proteins from a genomic interval of Leifsonia shinshuensis:
- a CDS encoding SGNH/GDSL hydrolase family protein encodes MSDGWGSGHGTLALVGDSLTQGGDWAAWLPGEDVLNLGVAGDTSDDVLARLGQIVEARPATVALLIGTNDLAWRRSVEHVVRNVETILVTLRKELPEARILVQSVLPRGREFADQIRDINRHLWQFAPTVHAAWLDLWPAMALEGGELNPAYTDDRLHLNEEGYRVWLSELVPGLERARQLPPNSRAIQLPDLGGAA; translated from the coding sequence ATGAGCGACGGGTGGGGTTCTGGGCACGGAACACTCGCCCTGGTCGGCGACAGCCTGACCCAGGGCGGCGACTGGGCGGCCTGGCTGCCGGGGGAGGACGTCCTCAACCTCGGCGTCGCGGGCGACACGTCCGACGACGTGCTCGCGCGCCTCGGCCAGATCGTGGAGGCGCGCCCGGCGACGGTCGCCCTGCTGATCGGCACGAACGACCTCGCCTGGCGCCGCTCGGTCGAGCACGTGGTGCGGAACGTCGAGACGATCCTGGTCACGCTCCGCAAGGAGCTCCCGGAGGCGCGCATCCTGGTCCAGTCGGTGCTGCCCCGCGGCCGCGAGTTCGCCGACCAGATCCGCGACATCAACCGCCACTTGTGGCAGTTCGCACCCACCGTCCACGCGGCGTGGCTCGACCTGTGGCCGGCGATGGCGCTCGAGGGCGGCGAGCTCAACCCCGCCTACACCGACGACCGCCTCCACCTCAACGAGGAGGGCTACCGGGTCTGGCTGAGCGAGCTCGTGCCGGGACTGGAGCGGGCGCGGCAGCTGCCGCCGAACAGCCGGGCGATCCAGCTGCCGGATCTGGGCG